A stretch of Leucobacter aridicollis DNA encodes these proteins:
- a CDS encoding SRPBCC family protein: MPITAVTQDTDALTLTVVADFAVPVRRLWDAYLDPRQIERFWGPPTYPATFTRHDGYPGGVSNYRMTGPEGEISAGYWTWVAVDEGHSFEVRDGFASEDGTPNAEMPDMRMVFEFVETALGSRLTTTTFFNTLDELEQLRAMGMEEGMREAMGQIDAVVEDLTAFAAGAGTELQLIGDTQARTSRIVRGTVDQVWKAHHDADLLRRWQLGPDGWTMPVCEVATAVGERHRTEWASDDGEQRFGFTGTVLEIEPPRRSVTTEKMWTPEDPEAAQSPETINELTLIPVEGGTLVSLLITYPDTATREMILSTGMVDGMETSYARLEDEVLA, encoded by the coding sequence ATGCCTATCACCGCCGTCACACAAGACACCGACGCGCTCACCCTCACCGTCGTCGCCGACTTCGCCGTCCCGGTCCGCCGGCTCTGGGACGCCTACCTCGACCCGCGTCAGATCGAGCGATTCTGGGGACCGCCGACATACCCGGCAACCTTCACCCGCCACGACGGCTACCCCGGCGGGGTGAGCAACTACCGCATGACCGGCCCCGAGGGAGAGATTAGCGCGGGCTACTGGACGTGGGTCGCCGTCGACGAGGGCCACTCGTTTGAGGTGCGCGACGGCTTCGCAAGCGAGGACGGCACACCCAACGCCGAGATGCCGGACATGCGGATGGTGTTCGAATTCGTCGAGACCGCGCTCGGTTCCCGGCTCACCACCACCACATTCTTCAACACCCTCGACGAGCTTGAGCAGCTCCGCGCGATGGGCATGGAAGAAGGCATGCGCGAGGCGATGGGGCAGATTGACGCGGTCGTCGAAGACCTCACCGCGTTCGCCGCGGGAGCGGGGACAGAACTGCAGCTCATCGGGGACACCCAGGCGCGCACGAGCCGCATCGTCCGCGGTACCGTCGACCAGGTGTGGAAGGCCCACCACGACGCCGACCTGCTGCGCCGGTGGCAGCTCGGGCCCGACGGCTGGACCATGCCGGTCTGCGAGGTCGCCACAGCGGTCGGTGAGCGCCACCGCACCGAGTGGGCGTCTGACGATGGCGAGCAGCGCTTCGGGTTTACCGGGACCGTGCTCGAGATCGAGCCGCCGCGCCGATCAGTGACGACAGAGAAGATGTGGACACCGGAAGACCCCGAGGCGGCGCAGAGTCCCGAAACGATCAACGAACTCACGCTGATCCCTGTGGAGGGCGGGACCCTGGTCTCCCTGCTCATCACCTACCCGGACACCGCGACCCGCGAGATGATCCTCTCGACGGGCATGGTCGACGGCATGGAGACCAGCTACGCGCGGCTCGAGGACGAGGTGCTCGCCTAG
- a CDS encoding ArsR/SmtB family transcription factor yields MVAVAEYSDEAVDRLFRALADATRRDIVRRTLASELSVSDLAGDYEMSFAAVQKHVAVLEAADLVAKIPRGRERIVRAKPETIRRAQELLGHFEQLWRGRIDRLDTLLAEDDEQSPSDPS; encoded by the coding sequence ATGGTTGCAGTAGCGGAGTATTCAGACGAAGCGGTGGATCGGCTCTTCCGGGCACTCGCCGACGCGACGCGGCGCGATATCGTGCGCAGAACGCTGGCGAGCGAACTCTCGGTGTCGGACCTCGCCGGTGACTACGAGATGTCATTCGCGGCGGTGCAAAAGCACGTTGCGGTGCTCGAAGCCGCCGATCTGGTCGCGAAGATTCCGCGCGGGAGGGAGCGCATCGTGAGAGCGAAACCCGAGACCATTCGCCGAGCCCAGGAGCTGCTCGGGCACTTCGAACAGCTCTGGCGCGGCCGCATCGACAGACTCGATACGCTGCTCGCCGAAGACGACGAACAGTCACCTTCCGACCCCTCCTGA
- a CDS encoding 1-phosphofructokinase family hexose kinase, whose amino-acid sequence MGGQASMIVTVTVNPALDVTYHLPALSPGESHRVDAPIARAGGKGVNVARVLDSQGFSTLALSTVGGLTGKQFAADLAGSGVPHELVRVASETRRSIAFVTDNGDATLFNERGTGLAAEEEAVFVAALRDGSAQASVVVVSGSLPPGTSSEFLGELIGACAQLPVIVDTSGSLLLDAARAGAHLLKPNAEELVQATGLTDPLAGARHLTELGARAVVVSLGEEGMMLALQGDPVVRRARLPEPLVGNPTGAGDAAVAAFASAIHRGELLTESDPSDALRRAVAWSAAAVLAPVAGEIDPAHTHLIHDVILTTEPMQ is encoded by the coding sequence ATGGGAGGGCAGGCCAGCATGATCGTTACCGTCACTGTTAATCCCGCGCTCGATGTCACATACCATCTCCCCGCTCTCTCCCCGGGCGAGAGCCACCGGGTCGACGCCCCCATCGCCCGCGCGGGCGGGAAGGGCGTGAACGTCGCGCGTGTGCTCGACTCGCAGGGGTTTTCTACGCTCGCGCTCTCGACCGTTGGCGGTCTAACTGGCAAGCAGTTCGCAGCCGACCTCGCAGGAAGCGGTGTGCCTCACGAGCTGGTGCGGGTCGCTTCCGAGACTCGACGGAGCATCGCGTTCGTCACCGACAACGGCGACGCCACGCTGTTCAACGAACGCGGGACCGGGCTCGCAGCAGAGGAGGAGGCCGTGTTCGTCGCCGCGCTTCGCGACGGATCCGCACAGGCGAGCGTCGTAGTCGTGAGCGGAAGCCTGCCACCCGGCACCTCCTCGGAGTTTCTCGGCGAGCTCATCGGGGCTTGCGCCCAGCTTCCGGTCATCGTCGACACATCGGGCTCCCTTCTCCTCGATGCCGCACGGGCCGGGGCGCATCTCCTCAAGCCCAACGCCGAAGAACTCGTTCAGGCAACAGGCCTGACTGACCCGCTCGCGGGCGCCCGACACCTCACCGAACTCGGTGCCCGCGCCGTGGTGGTGTCACTCGGCGAGGAGGGCATGATGCTCGCACTCCAGGGGGACCCCGTCGTTCGAAGGGCGCGGCTCCCCGAACCGCTCGTCGGCAATCCGACGGGAGCGGGAGACGCCGCCGTAGCGGCGTTCGCGTCTGCCATTCACCGCGGCGAGCTACTGACCGAATCCGATCCGAGCGATGCCTTGCGACGCGCGGTTGCCTGGTCTGCCGCTGCAGTGCTCGCGCCGGTCGCCGGTGAGATCGACCCGGCCCACACCCACCTCATTCACGACGTGATCCTGACAACGGAGCCAATGCAATGA
- a CDS encoding class II fructose-bisphosphate aldolase, with the protein MTLVPTQALLDAAVGERRGVCAFNVLHLETAEALVAAAERTGIPLILQISENCVSFHGSLRPIAAATMALAEDSTVELAVHLDHAESETLAREAIDLGFGSVMFDGARLEYAENVAATRRIVESAHSAGVAVEAELGEIGGKDGAHAPGVRTDPIEAQSFALETGVDALAVAVGSSHAMTERTSSLDLPRISEIRRLVGVPLVLHGSSGVPNAEIAAGIQAGLTKINVSTYLNGFFTGAVRAALAGNPRLVDSRKYLGPGRDAVTNSAAELLSLVHGPGSAMPPPHPGGS; encoded by the coding sequence ATGACCCTTGTTCCTACTCAAGCCCTTCTCGACGCCGCAGTCGGCGAACGCCGCGGTGTGTGTGCATTCAACGTGTTGCATCTCGAGACCGCCGAGGCGCTCGTCGCCGCGGCCGAGCGCACCGGCATCCCGCTCATTCTGCAGATCTCCGAGAACTGCGTGAGCTTCCACGGCAGTCTGCGTCCCATCGCCGCCGCCACCATGGCGCTGGCAGAAGACAGTACGGTTGAGCTTGCGGTGCATCTCGACCACGCCGAAAGCGAGACGCTCGCCCGCGAGGCAATCGACCTGGGCTTTGGCTCCGTAATGTTCGACGGCGCCCGCCTCGAGTACGCCGAGAACGTCGCGGCAACGCGGCGCATCGTAGAGTCTGCGCACAGCGCTGGGGTCGCGGTTGAGGCCGAGCTCGGCGAGATAGGTGGCAAAGATGGTGCCCATGCCCCCGGCGTTCGCACTGATCCGATCGAGGCCCAGAGCTTCGCCCTGGAAACGGGCGTCGACGCGCTCGCAGTCGCCGTCGGCTCGTCTCACGCCATGACCGAGCGCACATCCTCACTCGACCTGCCGCGCATTAGCGAGATTCGCCGCCTCGTTGGGGTGCCGCTCGTGCTCCACGGTTCCTCAGGCGTGCCTAACGCTGAGATCGCTGCCGGCATTCAAGCTGGCCTGACGAAGATCAATGTGTCGACGTACCTGAACGGTTTCTTCACCGGCGCCGTTCGCGCGGCCCTCGCCGGGAATCCGCGGCTCGTAGACTCACGCAAGTATCTCGGCCCCGGGCGCGATGCGGTGACCAACTCCGCTGCCGAACTACTGTCACTCGTTCACGGCCCCGGGTCCGCAATGCCGCCCCCGCACCCGGGCGGCTCCTAG